In Streptomyces sp. NBC_00448, the following are encoded in one genomic region:
- the glsA gene encoding glutaminase A codes for MGGIIHDPGDSAGPVHEAAAVSTGTLPSAAAVDDALSAAYARFRDDASGRVADYIPALAEADPSLFGLSVADGHGSVRHAGDAGHPFSIQSISKAFVFALVDQALGRESVRRRVGVNNTGLPFNSILAIELNHGSPMNPMVNAGALATTSLVPGADAAERWDFVHHGLSRFAGRELDLDTRVYESEAAANQRNESIARLLDSYHRLGWDPIETTDVYTKQCSLSVTTRDLAVMGATLATGGVNPLTGDQVVDAAVCRDTLAALATSGLYERSGDWLYEIGMPGKSGVSGGILTIAPGKGGLAVFSPGLDPAGNSVRGQRATHYLSGALGLNLFASAPQDPQ; via the coding sequence ATGGGCGGCATAATCCACGATCCCGGCGACTCGGCCGGGCCCGTCCATGAGGCGGCGGCTGTCTCCACCGGCACCTTGCCCAGTGCGGCAGCCGTGGATGACGCGCTGTCCGCGGCCTACGCACGGTTTCGGGACGACGCCTCGGGACGCGTGGCGGACTACATTCCCGCTTTGGCCGAGGCCGATCCGAGCCTGTTCGGACTCAGCGTCGCCGACGGGCATGGAAGCGTTCGCCACGCCGGTGACGCCGGCCATCCGTTCTCCATCCAGTCCATCTCGAAGGCGTTCGTGTTCGCCCTGGTGGACCAGGCCCTCGGGCGCGAGTCGGTCAGGCGGCGGGTGGGCGTCAACAACACCGGCCTGCCGTTCAACTCCATCCTGGCCATCGAACTCAATCACGGCAGCCCGATGAATCCGATGGTCAACGCCGGCGCACTGGCCACCACGAGCCTGGTCCCCGGAGCGGACGCCGCCGAGCGCTGGGACTTCGTCCACCACGGACTGTCCCGCTTCGCCGGCCGTGAACTCGACCTGGACACGCGGGTGTACGAGTCGGAGGCTGCCGCCAACCAGCGCAACGAGTCGATCGCCCGGCTACTCGACAGTTACCACCGCCTCGGCTGGGATCCTATCGAGACCACGGACGTCTACACCAAGCAGTGCTCCCTCTCGGTGACCACCCGCGACCTGGCCGTCATGGGAGCCACCCTCGCCACCGGCGGCGTCAATCCCCTCACCGGCGATCAGGTCGTCGACGCCGCGGTATGCCGCGACACTCTGGCCGCGCTGGCCACCTCCGGCCTGTACGAACGCAGCGGCGACTGGCTCTACGAGATCGGCATGCCGGGCAAGAGCGGGGTATCCGGCGGCATCCTGACCATCGCTCCCGGCAAGGGCGGGCTGGCCGTGTTCTCCCCCGGTCTGGACCCGGCCGGCAACAGCGTCCGAGGCCAACGGGCGACCCACTACCTGTCCGGCGCGCTGGGCCTCAACCTCTTCGCATCCGCCCCGCAAGATCCGCAGTAG
- a CDS encoding carboxylate-amine ligase: MTTGLTLGVEEEFLLLDRKTGLPAPRVGEVQAAAERERGLRREEVDSELLQAQVEVATPVCSELDEAASHLVRYRRTVGAAARRAGCRLASTGAAPVADGPAVPVTATQRYREIRADAARLVDEQLICGMHIHVAVPDREAGAAALGRLRPWLPVLVALGANSPFWEGRDTGFASWRTVVFGRWPVSGPPPFFSGAAHYEERVAALLATGVVADRHQLYWHARLSDEYPTLEVRAPDVQLDVESAVTIAGMARGLVATALREGRRGARPLDPPASVLQAAGWHAARRGLSADLVDPCTATPSSAAEVVGSLLERIAPALKELGDVGRVTAGAQRLIRNGTGAARQRAAFAQGGMDGLLDLIAPDPEQPAGGPGQDCLPPHAAPVG; the protein is encoded by the coding sequence ATGACGACAGGCCTGACCCTCGGCGTGGAAGAAGAGTTCCTGCTGCTCGACCGGAAGACCGGACTGCCGGCCCCGCGCGTGGGCGAGGTGCAGGCGGCGGCCGAGCGGGAGCGCGGCCTGCGGCGCGAAGAGGTCGACAGCGAGCTGCTGCAGGCGCAGGTCGAGGTCGCCACCCCGGTGTGCTCCGAACTGGACGAGGCCGCCTCGCATCTCGTCCGGTACCGGCGGACCGTCGGAGCCGCGGCACGCCGTGCCGGCTGCCGGCTCGCCTCCACCGGGGCCGCGCCCGTGGCGGACGGACCGGCGGTACCCGTGACAGCCACGCAGCGTTACCGGGAGATACGGGCGGACGCGGCGCGACTGGTCGACGAGCAGTTGATCTGCGGCATGCACATCCACGTAGCCGTACCCGACCGCGAAGCCGGAGCCGCCGCGCTCGGCCGGCTGCGGCCCTGGCTGCCGGTGCTGGTGGCGCTGGGCGCCAACTCCCCCTTCTGGGAGGGGCGGGACACCGGGTTCGCCAGCTGGCGCACCGTGGTGTTCGGGCGCTGGCCGGTCAGCGGGCCGCCGCCCTTCTTCTCCGGCGCTGCCCACTACGAGGAGCGGGTGGCGGCCCTGCTGGCCACCGGCGTGGTCGCCGACCGGCACCAGCTCTACTGGCACGCCCGGCTGTCCGACGAATACCCGACGCTCGAGGTTCGGGCTCCCGATGTCCAGCTCGACGTCGAGAGTGCGGTCACGATCGCGGGTATGGCACGGGGGCTGGTGGCGACGGCGTTGCGCGAGGGCCGCCGAGGAGCCCGCCCGCTGGACCCACCGGCCAGCGTGCTGCAGGCCGCCGGATGGCATGCCGCCCGCCGCGGCCTGAGCGCCGACCTGGTCGATCCGTGCACCGCCACCCCCTCGTCCGCGGCCGAAGTGGTCGGTTCGCTGCTGGAACGCATCGCCCCCGCGCTCAAGGAGCTCGGCGACGTCGGCCGCGTGACCGCTGGCGCGCAGCGCCTCATCCGCAACGGAACGGGGGCCGCACGGCAGCGCGCCGCGTTCGCGCAGGGCGGCATGGACGGCCTCTTGGACCTGATCGCACCCGACCCGGAACAGCCCGCCGGAGGCCCCGGCCAGGACTGCCTCCCCCCTCACGCGGCCCCGGTCGGATGA
- a CDS encoding STAS domain-containing protein — MSVTEPVSAAGNHLLAHGDDPAQSRTATFRDIGSGLTIRTVERNGRCRAAVCGEIDLATAAGVGSVLAHCLERSPGGLDLDLGDVLFFDCVGLNMLLRLRSRAIDRNVTLTVSALAPTVARILELSGTRGLFGSPEEAGPTPRIVRPARWRSAAGRRHA, encoded by the coding sequence ATGTCCGTCACAGAACCCGTGTCAGCCGCCGGCAACCACCTGCTCGCTCACGGAGACGACCCGGCGCAGTCGAGAACCGCCACCTTCCGGGACATCGGCTCGGGCCTCACCATCCGGACCGTCGAGCGGAACGGCCGCTGCCGGGCCGCCGTATGCGGCGAGATCGATCTCGCCACCGCGGCGGGCGTCGGCAGCGTGCTGGCGCACTGCCTGGAACGCTCGCCGGGCGGCCTGGACCTCGACCTCGGCGACGTCCTGTTCTTCGACTGCGTGGGTCTGAACATGTTGCTGCGGCTCAGGTCGCGGGCCATCGACCGCAATGTCACGCTGACCGTCTCGGCGCTCGCACCGACGGTCGCACGGATACTGGAACTCTCCGGCACCCGCGGGCTGTTCGGTAGCCCCGAAGAGGCCGGGCCCACGCCGCGGATCGTGCGCCCGGCCAGGTGGCGATCGGCAGCAGGACGGCGGCACGCCTAG
- a CDS encoding DUF6328 family protein: protein MNARDPHDEPPAAGRGRNESPEERADRRWGDLLQEVRVAQTGVQILFGFLLTVVFQQRFTTLDGTDRHIYVVTVVLGAATTGALVGPVTMHRLLTGRRLKPQTVVLASRLTLLGLFLLLCTMASSLLLVLRVAMRDTTAAWLVGALVVWFALCWFALPLWAWHNERRNR from the coding sequence ATGAACGCCCGCGACCCGCACGACGAGCCGCCGGCCGCCGGGCGCGGGCGGAACGAGAGCCCCGAGGAGCGGGCCGACCGCAGGTGGGGCGACCTCCTGCAGGAGGTGCGGGTCGCGCAGACCGGCGTGCAGATCCTCTTCGGTTTTCTGCTGACCGTGGTCTTCCAGCAGCGGTTCACGACCCTGGACGGGACCGACCGGCACATCTACGTGGTCACCGTCGTGCTGGGCGCCGCCACCACCGGCGCGCTGGTCGGGCCCGTGACGATGCACCGACTGCTCACCGGCCGCCGGCTCAAGCCGCAGACGGTCGTCCTCGCGTCCCGGCTGACGCTGCTCGGGCTCTTCCTCCTGCTGTGCACGATGGCCTCGTCGCTGCTGCTGGTGCTGCGGGTGGCGATGCGGGATACCACAGCGGCATGGCTGGTCGGGGCGCTGGTCGTGTGGTTCGCGCTGTGCTGGTTCGCGCTGCCCCTGTGGGCCTGGCACAACGAACGGCGCAACCGCTGA
- a CDS encoding DUF2267 domain-containing protein gives MHAQPGSRQTAPALPCDYERLLEHVRYDGAYATRERAERAVRTVLTALGSQVGDDLRGELATHLPTEAVGALLAEPSTSARRTGWAFVQDVAARIGVSPAVARWETGAVLSTLATLLPPDLLTRALEQLPPGYALLFGRAELIQAA, from the coding sequence ATGCACGCACAGCCCGGGTCTCGCCAGACCGCACCGGCGCTTCCCTGCGACTACGAGAGGTTGCTCGAACACGTTCGCTACGACGGCGCGTACGCCACCCGCGAGCGGGCCGAACGGGCCGTCCGCACGGTCCTCACGGCCTTGGGCAGCCAAGTCGGTGACGACTTGCGCGGCGAACTCGCCACCCACCTGCCGACCGAGGCCGTAGGCGCTCTCCTGGCCGAACCCTCGACCTCGGCGCGCCGTACCGGCTGGGCCTTCGTCCAGGACGTCGCCGCGCGCATCGGCGTTTCCCCGGCGGTCGCGCGCTGGGAGACCGGGGCGGTACTGAGCACCCTTGCCACCCTGCTGCCCCCCGATCTGCTCACCCGCGCTCTGGAGCAGCTACCTCCCGGTTACGCGCTGCTGTTCGGTCGGGCCGAACTCATCCAGGCCGCCTGA
- a CDS encoding Hsp20/alpha crystallin family protein, which translates to MLLRTDPFRELDRLTEQFLRPGTWSRPTAMPMDAYRDGDEYVVVLDLPGVPREAIDIDVERNVLVVKAERRPTAHGDGVRMDLSERPLGAFSRQIMLSDVLDTDRIQADYEDGVLTVRIPIAERAKPRKVVVGSGSRRGEIAG; encoded by the coding sequence ATGCTTCTGCGTACCGACCCCTTCCGTGAACTGGACCGCCTCACCGAGCAGTTCCTGCGTCCCGGCACTTGGTCGCGCCCGACGGCGATGCCGATGGACGCCTACCGCGACGGCGACGAATACGTGGTGGTCCTCGATCTTCCCGGCGTGCCGCGGGAGGCAATCGACATCGACGTCGAGCGCAACGTGCTCGTCGTGAAGGCCGAGCGGCGGCCGACAGCGCACGGCGACGGCGTCCGGATGGACCTGTCCGAGCGGCCCTTGGGCGCCTTCTCCCGCCAGATCATGCTGTCCGACGTCCTCGACACCGACCGTATCCAGGCCGACTACGAGGACGGCGTGCTGACGGTGCGTATCCCGATCGCTGAGCGCGCGAAGCCCCGTAAGGTCGTTGTCGGTTCGGGGTCCCGCCGCGGGGAGATCGCCGGCTGA
- a CDS encoding helix-turn-helix transcriptional regulator, whose translation MNNSPYGGRVPEPADARPTWTFLTNHARVLAAIAGDPGVRVRDIAARCLLTERAVQRIIADLEGDGYLTHTRVGRANHYEIPPGTRLRHPADAGPTVADLLALLALESGDRSS comes from the coding sequence ATGAACAACTCGCCGTATGGTGGGCGGGTGCCCGAACCAGCCGACGCCCGCCCGACCTGGACTTTCCTGACCAACCACGCGCGGGTACTGGCCGCCATCGCCGGTGACCCCGGGGTCCGCGTGCGCGACATCGCGGCACGATGCCTGCTGACCGAGCGTGCGGTGCAGAGGATCATCGCCGACCTGGAAGGCGACGGTTACCTCACGCACACGCGGGTCGGACGCGCCAACCACTACGAGATCCCCCCGGGCACCAGGCTCCGGCACCCCGCCGACGCCGGACCCACCGTCGCCGACCTGCTCGCCCTTCTCGCCCTGGAATCCGGCGACCGGTCGAGCTGA
- a CDS encoding PP2C family protein-serine/threonine phosphatase: protein MAGASVSAAAGERLLAELIRTAQQASPAELPTVLERYAEAMGMGRAVVYLADLQQRLLLPLVEGEPDLEIDASLAGWAYRTNSLRVEEGTPAELTIWLPLVDGAERLGVLELRMETLDRLTLWRCRAMASLLSMIINSKRTYSDTFARRMRTRPMQLHTEMLRAFLPPRSIGTGQVVSTAVLEPAYGLGGDAFDHSFTEGCLHATILDAMGHDLSSGLATSVAMAGCRTARRTGADLAELVDVVDQALTKWLPDQFCTGIFTQLHMPTGVLHWSNCGHPPPLLIRGQRLLDEALERDSEPPLGLPASLAGGSRQVHEAGLEPGDRILLYTDGVVESRDERGEQFGLERFTDYVIRSTAAGQNAPEVLRLLIHAILAHQHNELSDDATILMIEWRPPGQ, encoded by the coding sequence ATGGCAGGCGCGAGCGTTTCGGCCGCCGCTGGGGAACGGCTGCTGGCGGAGCTGATCAGGACCGCCCAGCAGGCGTCGCCCGCGGAACTGCCGACGGTCCTGGAGCGGTATGCCGAGGCCATGGGTATGGGCCGTGCGGTCGTCTACCTGGCCGATCTCCAGCAACGACTGCTGCTACCGCTGGTCGAGGGCGAGCCGGACCTGGAGATCGACGCTTCCCTCGCCGGATGGGCCTATCGGACCAACTCCCTGCGGGTGGAGGAGGGTACACCCGCAGAGCTGACCATATGGCTGCCGCTGGTCGACGGAGCGGAGCGACTGGGAGTCCTGGAACTCCGCATGGAGACACTGGACAGGCTCACACTCTGGCGTTGCCGGGCGATGGCATCGCTCCTGTCCATGATCATCAACTCCAAGCGCACATACAGCGACACCTTCGCGCGGCGCATGCGGACCCGGCCGATGCAACTGCACACGGAGATGCTGAGGGCCTTTCTCCCCCCGCGCTCGATCGGCACCGGCCAGGTGGTGTCGACCGCCGTCCTGGAACCTGCGTACGGGCTGGGCGGCGACGCCTTCGACCATTCGTTCACCGAGGGCTGTCTGCACGCCACGATCCTTGATGCCATGGGCCACGACCTGTCGTCCGGGCTTGCCACCTCCGTGGCCATGGCGGGCTGCCGCACTGCGCGTCGCACGGGGGCGGATCTGGCCGAACTCGTCGACGTGGTCGACCAGGCACTGACGAAGTGGCTCCCGGACCAGTTCTGCACCGGCATCTTCACGCAGTTGCACATGCCGACCGGCGTACTGCACTGGTCCAACTGCGGTCACCCGCCGCCGTTGCTCATCCGCGGCCAGCGCCTGCTCGATGAAGCTCTGGAGCGCGATTCCGAGCCTCCGCTGGGGCTGCCCGCCAGCCTGGCCGGCGGTTCCCGCCAGGTGCACGAAGCCGGCCTCGAACCCGGTGACCGGATACTGCTCTACACCGACGGCGTCGTGGAGTCGCGCGACGAGCGCGGGGAGCAATTCGGCCTGGAGCGGTTCACCGACTACGTCATCCGGTCGACCGCCGCCGGGCAGAACGCCCCAGAGGTGCTCCGCCTGCTCATCCATGCAATCCTCGCTCATCAGCACAACGAACTCAGCGACGACGCCACTATTCTGATGATCGAATGGCGGCCGCCAGGCCAGTGA
- a CDS encoding DUF2267 domain-containing protein, which translates to MVDTGFSSFDVMVDKANHVLKEIEHAYGWPKDRRKQSYAALRAVLHTARDRMTVEECVQFGAQLPTLLRGVYYDGWKPSEAPLKMSKEEFFTRVRENFPYAIEGDTEQLARTVLKVLQQYVSSGEWADVKAVFPGSLAAILPQP; encoded by the coding sequence ATGGTGGATACAGGTTTCTCTTCGTTCGACGTCATGGTGGACAAGGCGAATCACGTCCTCAAGGAGATCGAGCACGCCTACGGGTGGCCCAAGGATCGCCGGAAGCAGTCATACGCCGCCCTGCGAGCGGTGCTGCACACGGCTCGGGACCGCATGACGGTCGAGGAGTGCGTCCAATTCGGTGCGCAGCTGCCGACGTTGCTGCGGGGCGTCTACTACGACGGGTGGAAGCCATCGGAAGCACCGTTGAAGATGAGCAAGGAAGAATTCTTCACGCGCGTCCGAGAGAACTTCCCCTATGCGATCGAAGGCGACACCGAGCAGCTGGCACGCACTGTCCTCAAGGTGCTGCAGCAGTACGTCAGCAGCGGGGAGTGGGCTGACGTGAAGGCCGTTTTTCCCGGTTCGCTGGCGGCCATCCTGCCGCAGCCCTAA
- a CDS encoding FUSC family protein, translating into MTWLRAFGEVVRSALTIEETRLEPLLALRAAAGVAIVIGSTLWLASPAYAASAALGAYSAGGATFQRTCRPRKVIALGAGAGLALSTFVGYLAAGRLVTFLPLLAVWAFVAGMAWAVGSTAGIVAATTVGSMLVTITLPTSVWRALEHAGVIALGGVAQAVLILLFPIRRWGAHRDALADALAAVADYARRLRHDPTAPFRPEPLMSARDAAAMTPSQARTRPAVLHGPRGLAERIRPVVAALADPDVGAPAEGPGRDRARELLDAAADVLDTAARSIRRGTPAEVPAESADVLRVDKDHEVLEGPAREAAEQLVELLGEAMKIARTGDERGRTPTPPGPADARSLVRPTMFRLAPVIIRAVRRELRRDSPVLRHAIRLAVVAPLGYLLATRLPLGHAYWAPIASVMVMRPDFHRTYARAVARLAGTLAGVALATGMVQALGPSTHVYGVLAVVSAGLSYTLIRTGYAYSQCFTAAYAVFLLGMGGQAWEQAVPERVVLTLLGGALAMLAYVLFPAWETPRLPSRLADWLAANGRYAAAVLRNHAEPTREHHADMRRALLASREAGAAWQESYDRARQEPVRPRGLTSREAEEAQEALKGFGRAAMLMEGQPPPADSRFVPESKRFAEALEADTAQAAVNVREHRNPEWRRVKEVLHAWDGAAGGRRPVVRRGAELQKRALDDLATAVSRTPLERDVDSAREEQRLRAAGEAEGDGSGLAHRGG; encoded by the coding sequence GTGACGTGGCTGCGGGCCTTCGGGGAGGTCGTGCGATCCGCGCTCACGATCGAGGAGACACGGCTGGAGCCCCTGCTGGCACTGCGCGCGGCAGCTGGTGTGGCGATCGTCATCGGGTCGACGCTGTGGCTGGCCTCCCCTGCGTATGCCGCGTCCGCCGCCCTGGGTGCCTACTCCGCGGGTGGCGCCACCTTCCAGCGCACCTGCCGTCCACGCAAGGTGATCGCACTCGGCGCGGGCGCGGGTCTGGCGCTCAGCACCTTCGTGGGCTACCTGGCGGCGGGACGACTTGTGACGTTCCTGCCGCTGCTGGCCGTATGGGCCTTTGTCGCGGGCATGGCGTGGGCCGTCGGTTCGACCGCTGGGATCGTCGCGGCGACGACCGTCGGCAGCATGCTGGTGACCATCACCTTGCCCACGAGTGTCTGGCGAGCCCTGGAGCACGCCGGAGTCATCGCGCTCGGAGGCGTGGCGCAGGCCGTGCTGATCTTGCTGTTCCCGATCCGCCGTTGGGGGGCGCATCGTGACGCGCTCGCCGACGCCCTGGCCGCCGTGGCGGACTACGCACGCCGACTACGGCACGACCCGACCGCTCCGTTCCGCCCTGAGCCGTTGATGTCGGCCCGGGACGCGGCCGCCATGACGCCATCACAGGCCCGCACCCGTCCCGCCGTCCTCCACGGCCCCCGGGGACTCGCCGAGCGCATTCGGCCGGTCGTCGCCGCGCTCGCCGACCCGGACGTCGGAGCCCCGGCGGAGGGGCCCGGGCGGGACCGCGCTCGGGAGTTGCTCGACGCGGCCGCCGACGTGCTGGATACGGCCGCCCGTTCGATCCGCCGCGGTACTCCCGCCGAGGTCCCGGCCGAGAGCGCGGACGTCCTGCGCGTCGACAAGGACCACGAGGTGCTGGAGGGGCCGGCGCGGGAGGCCGCCGAGCAGCTCGTGGAACTGCTCGGCGAGGCGATGAAGATCGCCCGGACCGGCGACGAGCGCGGGAGGACGCCCACGCCGCCCGGCCCCGCGGACGCCCGGTCCCTGGTGCGCCCGACGATGTTCCGGCTGGCCCCGGTCATCATCCGGGCGGTCCGCCGTGAACTCCGGCGGGACTCGCCCGTGTTACGGCACGCCATCCGCTTGGCGGTGGTGGCCCCACTCGGCTACCTGCTCGCCACCCGGCTACCCCTGGGCCACGCCTACTGGGCGCCGATCGCCTCGGTGATGGTGATGCGACCGGACTTTCACCGGACGTACGCGCGCGCGGTGGCCCGTCTCGCCGGAACCCTGGCGGGCGTCGCGCTCGCCACCGGGATGGTGCAGGCCCTGGGCCCGAGCACCCATGTGTACGGCGTGTTGGCGGTGGTCTCGGCGGGCCTGTCCTACACGCTGATCCGTACCGGCTACGCCTACTCCCAGTGTTTCACCGCCGCGTACGCCGTCTTCCTGCTCGGCATGGGAGGTCAGGCATGGGAGCAGGCCGTCCCGGAGCGAGTGGTGCTCACCCTGCTCGGCGGGGCCCTGGCCATGCTGGCGTACGTGCTGTTCCCCGCATGGGAGACACCCCGGCTGCCGAGCCGGCTTGCGGACTGGCTTGCCGCCAACGGACGCTATGCGGCCGCGGTGCTCCGCAACCACGCTGAACCGACTCGGGAACATCACGCCGACATGCGTAGGGCACTGCTGGCGAGCAGGGAGGCAGGTGCCGCCTGGCAGGAGTCGTACGACAGGGCAAGGCAGGAACCGGTCCGCCCCCGCGGTCTGACGTCGCGCGAGGCGGAGGAGGCGCAGGAAGCGCTCAAGGGGTTCGGCCGGGCGGCGATGCTCATGGAGGGCCAACCTCCTCCGGCCGACAGCCGTTTCGTCCCCGAGTCGAAGCGGTTCGCCGAGGCCCTGGAGGCGGACACCGCGCAGGCGGCAGTCAACGTGCGCGAGCACAGGAATCCGGAGTGGCGGCGCGTGAAGGAGGTGCTCCACGCATGGGATGGCGCTGCTGGGGGTCGACGCCCGGTGGTGCGGCGTGGGGCGGAACTGCAGAAGCGGGCCTTGGACGACCTTGCAACGGCCGTGAGCCGTACACCCCTGGAACGGGACGTCGACTCAGCTCGGGAGGAGCAGCGGTTGCGGGCGGCCGGGGAGGCGGAAGGTGACGGGTCGGGGCTCGCACACCGAGGTGGGTGA
- a CDS encoding MFS transporter — MSESGTLRTIRTDIPARLDRLPWSRFHWRIVIGLGTVWILDGLEVTIVGSVASRMTQKGSGIHMSSGDIGTAAGIYVAGACVGALFFGQLTDRFGRKKLFIVTLGLYVVATLATAFAFAPWYFFLIRFFTGAGIGGEYAAINSAIDELIPARNRGQIDLTINGSYWVGAALGSLGSLILLNTSWVSLHIGWRIAFGIGGILGLGIMIVRRHVPESPRWLFIHGREQEAERIVDRIENEVRAETQRELPRPQGSIAVRQRRVIPFREIARGAAQRYPRRALLGLALFVGQAFLYNAVTFNLGTLLSGFFGVASGQVPYFMVIFAVSNFLGPLLLGRLFDTVGRKPMIMATYFGSAIVTAILAALLMNNNLTDWSFFALVLVTFFIASAGASSAYLTVSEVFPMESRALCIALFFAVGTAVGGITGPLLFGQFINSGSRNLVAVGFLIGAGVMLLGGVAEMFFGVRAEQQSLENIARPLTAEEAEAESEGREPAPQPDLGARGARIAERKVRQSQRERSGGRRYAPGVGSSFYSPGLAGTGGQNSRTAAMADEAEDSEIEEVSDALHDNGTMDRAALEKLVNGKGWGPGRFRKALGEAVFESRARRTSAHAYSPPERGNDH, encoded by the coding sequence ATGAGCGAGTCCGGCACGTTGCGCACCATTCGCACGGACATCCCGGCCCGCCTGGACCGGCTGCCATGGTCGCGCTTCCATTGGCGGATCGTCATCGGCCTGGGCACCGTCTGGATTCTCGACGGCCTGGAGGTGACCATCGTCGGATCGGTGGCCTCCCGTATGACCCAAAAGGGCAGCGGGATCCATATGTCCTCCGGCGACATCGGTACCGCGGCCGGTATCTACGTCGCCGGTGCGTGCGTGGGCGCATTGTTCTTCGGACAGCTCACCGACCGGTTCGGCCGCAAGAAGCTGTTCATCGTCACCCTGGGGCTCTACGTCGTGGCCACACTCGCCACCGCCTTCGCTTTCGCGCCCTGGTATTTCTTCCTGATCCGGTTCTTCACCGGCGCCGGTATCGGCGGCGAATACGCGGCGATCAACTCGGCCATCGACGAACTCATCCCCGCGCGGAACCGGGGCCAGATCGACCTGACCATCAACGGCAGCTACTGGGTGGGGGCCGCGCTGGGGAGCCTGGGGTCACTCATCCTGCTCAACACCTCATGGGTCAGTCTGCACATCGGCTGGCGGATCGCTTTCGGGATCGGGGGAATCCTCGGACTGGGCATCATGATCGTCCGCCGCCATGTCCCCGAGAGCCCCCGATGGCTCTTCATCCACGGCCGGGAACAGGAAGCCGAGCGGATCGTGGACCGGATCGAGAACGAGGTGCGGGCCGAGACGCAGCGGGAGTTGCCGCGGCCGCAGGGGTCCATCGCCGTGCGGCAGCGGCGCGTGATCCCGTTCCGGGAGATCGCCCGGGGGGCCGCGCAGCGCTACCCGCGGCGGGCACTGCTGGGCCTGGCCCTCTTCGTGGGCCAGGCATTCCTGTACAACGCGGTGACCTTCAACCTCGGCACGCTCCTCAGCGGCTTCTTCGGCGTGGCTTCCGGCCAGGTGCCCTACTTCATGGTGATCTTCGCGGTCAGCAACTTCCTCGGGCCGTTGCTGCTCGGCCGGCTCTTCGACACGGTCGGGCGGAAGCCCATGATCATGGCGACCTACTTCGGGTCGGCGATCGTCACCGCCATCCTGGCGGCGCTGCTGATGAACAACAACCTGACCGACTGGTCCTTCTTCGCCCTGGTCCTGGTGACCTTCTTCATCGCCTCGGCGGGAGCCAGCTCCGCGTATCTGACGGTCAGCGAGGTCTTCCCGATGGAAAGCCGGGCGCTGTGCATCGCCCTGTTCTTCGCGGTGGGAACGGCCGTCGGCGGTATCACCGGTCCGCTGCTTTTCGGCCAGTTCATCAACAGCGGAAGCAGGAACCTCGTCGCTGTCGGCTTCCTGATCGGCGCGGGCGTCATGCTGCTGGGCGGTGTGGCGGAGATGTTCTTCGGCGTACGCGCGGAGCAGCAGTCGCTGGAGAACATCGCCCGCCCGCTCACCGCGGAAGAGGCCGAGGCCGAATCCGAAGGACGCGAACCCGCCCCGCAGCCGGATCTCGGCGCGCGCGGCGCCCGGATCGCGGAGCGCAAGGTGCGTCAGAGCCAGCGGGAGCGCAGCGGTGGCCGCCGCTACGCGCCCGGCGTCGGGAGTTCCTTCTACTCTCCGGGACTGGCCGGCACCGGCGGGCAGAACAGCCGCACGGCCGCGATGGCGGACGAGGCCGAGGACAGTGAGATCGAAGAGGTATCGGACGCGCTCCACGACAACGGGACGATGGACCGGGCCGCCCTCGAAAAGCTGGTGAACGGGAAGGGCTGGGGCCCCGGCCGTTTCCGCAAGGCCCTCGGGGAAGCGGTCTTCGAGTCCCGGGCGCGGCGGACATCCGCCCACGCGTACTCCCCACCGGAGCGCGGGAACGACCACTGA